One Roseimaritima multifibrata DNA window includes the following coding sequences:
- a CDS encoding DUF4175 domain-containing protein, protein MTTPQPKSAFELLAIAVVATGALFALNYEWRLVLGGDSITNLLFAPLMLASIYLALRWFGFNTNTPLWGIQPRIAWTAALLVIILWASLAPPLAKLLVPFVGIIVLRIHGRFTHFVQGLEEAYK, encoded by the coding sequence ATGACAACACCGCAGCCGAAATCAGCATTTGAATTATTGGCCATTGCAGTCGTCGCAACGGGTGCGTTGTTTGCACTGAACTATGAATGGCGGTTGGTACTGGGGGGCGATTCAATAACAAATTTGTTATTCGCTCCGCTGATGTTGGCTTCGATCTACTTGGCGTTACGATGGTTTGGATTTAACACGAACACGCCACTTTGGGGGATTCAACCTCGCATCGCTTGGACCGCCGCACTGCTGGTGATTATCTTGTGGGCGTCGCTTGCGCCACCTCTTGCGAAACTCTTGGTTCCGTTCGTTGGCATTATTGTTCTGCGGATTCACGGACGATTTACCCACTTTGTTCAAGGCCTTGAAGAAGCGTATAAGTGA
- a CDS encoding PSD1 and planctomycete cytochrome C domain-containing protein produces the protein MFCLRLDCFWICVWVLFSWCTAALTHAVDYVADIKPLLEEKCFACHGPLKAQSSLRIDTAKFMLQGGDSGAAVVPGKPDESLLLDVLTGDAGYQMPPENEGAPLTPEQIDKVREWIASGATAPPDEKPAEDPKTWWSYQPIERPDLPTVADTHGCLSPIDYFVQAGRESSGLPHAEPADRMTWLRRVYLDLIGLPPSRAELHNFLQDQHPAAYETVVDDLLSRPEYGQRWGRHWMDIWRYSDWYGSRGSNEIRYGQRHLWRWRDWIVHSLNDDAGYDQMVRQMLAADELEPQRPDELAATGYLGRNWYKFDRDVWLFDTVERTGEAFLGLTFRCCRCHDHKFDPITHKEYYEFRAFFEPHDVRVDPVSAGTSLEKDGDLGMVLSDGIPLVYDKPNAPPTYRFERGDSRYPDKSDPLQAGVPAALGGSLDVEAADLPVTVWYPMLRPDVRKTLLEKTAAAVTTAAQQLAQSRSDLSALEHSEAEVQQAAESGNANSQAAALPEAGEAIIDEDFSTQNSKLWKSQSGTWTFEEGKLLQNSPTHFATIVGDEVLPTDFALRLRYRTLAPGSLRSVGFSFDYQDAGNSQDVYTSVTDTGSTVQAFHRSGGKQSYPKAGIVATPLEVGQEIVLDVQAAGSMLTIDLNGERKLEYSMPLARRSGRFALWAHQGTVEFLGLKIHRITESEETKRQRLRDAHDAVSLAELKHHVAVAQHHSMVKRIDAEVAKYFRQFPDGAAIAESEVDAVTQQLAREASAASANVVAVEARLEIATGTASAEQLAKAEARLAEASEMAKDPTRDQYEPLGEQYPRTSTGRRRSLAEWITDRDNPRTARVAANHLWGRHFGQPLVATTENFGLNGRKPSHPELLDWLASELMRNDWRMKPLHRQIVLSATYRMASQTPAAMTEHAIAVDPENRLLWKMNARRMEAELVRDSALRLAARLDNTFDGPVINEDQGEVVFRRSLYFRNTPNEKMPLLEIFDVADPNACYRRQESIVPHQSLAMMNSSLSLDAARIITAKLCDEEDFINAAFETILSRNATPSEAQRCQDFLTKHAALLTQATAEKFSGSSNASQAASEDPIQRARENLIHVLLLHNDFVTIR, from the coding sequence ATGTTCTGTCTTCGGCTTGACTGCTTTTGGATTTGCGTGTGGGTGTTGTTCAGCTGGTGCACGGCGGCCCTGACGCACGCGGTTGACTATGTCGCCGACATCAAGCCGCTGTTGGAGGAGAAGTGTTTTGCATGCCATGGCCCTTTGAAGGCGCAGTCCAGCTTGCGGATTGATACCGCAAAATTCATGCTGCAGGGAGGCGACTCGGGTGCGGCGGTCGTGCCAGGCAAGCCCGACGAGAGTCTGCTGCTGGATGTGCTGACCGGTGACGCGGGCTACCAGATGCCACCGGAGAATGAAGGGGCACCGTTAACGCCCGAGCAGATCGACAAGGTTCGCGAATGGATTGCCAGTGGAGCCACCGCACCGCCGGACGAAAAGCCTGCGGAAGATCCAAAAACCTGGTGGTCTTACCAACCGATTGAGCGTCCGGATTTGCCGACGGTTGCCGACACGCATGGGTGTCTTAGTCCGATCGACTACTTTGTTCAGGCTGGTCGTGAATCCTCCGGATTGCCGCATGCGGAGCCAGCCGATCGGATGACTTGGTTGCGCCGCGTCTATTTGGATCTAATTGGATTACCTCCGTCCCGTGCTGAACTGCACAACTTTCTGCAGGATCAACATCCTGCTGCCTATGAAACGGTTGTCGACGACTTGCTCTCGCGGCCGGAGTATGGTCAACGTTGGGGACGCCACTGGATGGACATTTGGCGGTATAGCGATTGGTATGGTAGCCGGGGGAGCAATGAAATTCGTTACGGCCAGCGTCATCTTTGGCGATGGCGAGATTGGATCGTCCATTCGCTTAACGACGATGCGGGTTACGACCAGATGGTCCGTCAGATGTTGGCCGCCGATGAACTTGAACCGCAGCGTCCTGACGAGCTAGCCGCGACCGGTTATTTGGGACGCAATTGGTACAAGTTTGACCGCGATGTCTGGTTGTTCGATACCGTTGAACGGACGGGAGAAGCCTTTCTTGGTTTGACGTTTCGATGCTGCCGTTGCCACGACCACAAGTTTGATCCTATCACGCATAAAGAGTACTACGAATTCCGTGCTTTCTTCGAACCGCACGACGTTCGCGTCGATCCTGTTTCCGCAGGGACATCGCTCGAAAAAGACGGCGACCTGGGGATGGTGCTGAGCGATGGGATTCCTTTGGTTTACGACAAACCGAACGCTCCCCCGACCTATCGGTTCGAACGTGGCGACAGTCGCTACCCGGACAAATCCGACCCGCTGCAAGCTGGCGTCCCAGCGGCATTGGGGGGATCGTTGGACGTTGAAGCCGCTGATTTGCCTGTGACGGTTTGGTACCCCATGCTGCGTCCGGATGTGCGAAAGACATTGCTTGAAAAGACCGCTGCCGCCGTGACCACCGCAGCACAACAGCTTGCCCAATCCCGATCCGATTTGTCGGCGCTGGAGCATTCTGAAGCAGAGGTCCAGCAAGCGGCCGAGTCCGGAAACGCGAATAGCCAAGCCGCCGCACTTCCGGAGGCAGGCGAGGCCATCATTGACGAAGATTTTTCAACACAGAATTCCAAGTTATGGAAGAGCCAGTCGGGCACGTGGACCTTCGAAGAGGGCAAGCTGCTGCAAAACAGCCCGACCCACTTTGCGACGATCGTCGGCGATGAAGTCCTGCCGACAGATTTCGCTTTGCGGTTGCGGTATCGAACGCTTGCTCCGGGGAGCCTTCGCTCGGTCGGATTCAGTTTTGACTATCAAGACGCCGGGAATTCACAGGATGTCTATACCAGCGTCACTGATACCGGATCGACTGTTCAGGCTTTCCACCGCAGCGGCGGAAAGCAGAGCTATCCAAAAGCGGGAATCGTCGCCACACCGCTGGAAGTTGGGCAAGAAATTGTATTGGACGTGCAGGCTGCTGGATCGATGCTGACGATTGATCTGAACGGCGAACGCAAGCTTGAGTACTCAATGCCACTGGCCCGTCGCAGCGGCAGATTTGCGCTGTGGGCACATCAAGGAACCGTCGAGTTTTTGGGACTTAAAATTCATCGCATTACCGAATCCGAAGAGACCAAGCGGCAGCGTTTACGTGATGCCCATGATGCTGTGTCGCTGGCTGAACTGAAGCACCATGTCGCCGTGGCCCAGCACCACTCGATGGTAAAACGCATTGATGCGGAGGTCGCGAAATATTTCAGACAGTTTCCTGATGGAGCAGCCATCGCGGAATCGGAGGTCGATGCGGTTACGCAGCAATTAGCGCGGGAAGCCTCTGCGGCATCGGCAAATGTGGTGGCTGTCGAAGCCCGGTTGGAGATCGCGACAGGGACCGCTTCGGCGGAGCAGCTTGCCAAGGCGGAGGCTCGGTTGGCCGAAGCCTCAGAGATGGCGAAAGACCCAACGCGTGACCAATATGAACCGCTGGGCGAGCAGTATCCGCGAACGAGTACTGGCCGCCGGCGATCACTGGCTGAGTGGATCACCGATCGCGATAATCCACGCACTGCACGGGTTGCAGCGAATCATCTGTGGGGACGGCACTTCGGTCAGCCATTGGTCGCGACCACCGAAAACTTCGGCCTGAATGGACGCAAACCTTCGCACCCGGAACTGCTTGATTGGCTGGCCAGCGAGTTAATGCGTAACGACTGGAGGATGAAACCGCTTCATCGACAGATCGTATTGTCGGCAACCTATCGCATGGCCAGTCAAACACCTGCGGCGATGACCGAGCATGCGATCGCCGTCGATCCAGAGAACCGCTTGCTGTGGAAGATGAATGCGCGACGGATGGAGGCCGAATTGGTGCGCGACAGCGCGCTCCGTCTGGCTGCTCGTTTGGACAATACTTTTGATGGTCCCGTGATCAACGAAGATCAAGGTGAAGTCGTATTTCGCCGTAGCCTGTACTTTCGCAATACGCCGAACGAAAAGATGCCGTTGTTGGAGATCTTTGACGTCGCGGATCCCAATGCCTGTTATCGACGCCAGGAAAGTATCGTCCCGCACCAGTCCTTGGCAATGATGAACAGCAGTTTGAGTCTGGATGCCGCACGGATCATCACGGCCAAACTATGTGACGAAGAGGACTTTATTAACGCGGCTTTCGAAACGATCCTATCGCGAAATGCTACACCGAGCGAGGCCCAGCGCTGTCAAGATTTCTTGACAAAGCATGCGGCTTTGCTCACCCAAGCAACCGCCGAGAAGTTTTCAGGTTCAAGCAACGCTTCCCAGGCTGCGTCCGAAGATCCGATTCAACGGGCTCGGGAAAACCTGATCCATGTGTTGCTGTTACACAACGATTTCGTAACCATTCGATAG
- a CDS encoding alpha/beta fold hydrolase, with the protein MKSVIWKTQDGKGRLNDWYDRFVDKIETEVSETIVPTRYGASHVLVSGLENGRPLVCLHAMRTGSPFLVSEMGPVLKRFRVYAPDLPGQSIRGPEIKLPLNDNSLALWLIDVMDGLELDQVNLFGVSWGGFLARLTATTAPARVSRLALMVPAGIANGSHLSGLMKMVFPMVRYKIRPSSSNLRKLLLPILSTWDDDWAGMIECTLRDMKMDLRIPPLASDQDLEQLTMPTLVLAGENDISFPGRDVIDRLRGRLPNIDVELMPECKHSPPTTDAFREWLGDRLSQFLDDPK; encoded by the coding sequence ATGAAATCAGTTATCTGGAAAACTCAAGATGGAAAGGGGCGGCTTAACGACTGGTATGACCGATTCGTTGATAAAATTGAAACGGAAGTAAGCGAAACCATTGTCCCCACCCGGTACGGGGCTAGCCATGTATTGGTGAGCGGTCTTGAGAATGGGCGACCGTTGGTTTGTCTGCACGCAATGCGAACTGGATCGCCGTTTCTCGTGTCGGAAATGGGACCTGTTCTGAAACGGTTTCGCGTGTATGCACCTGATTTGCCTGGCCAATCGATTCGCGGGCCCGAAATCAAATTGCCACTGAATGACAATTCTCTGGCGTTATGGTTGATTGACGTAATGGATGGCCTAGAGCTTGACCAAGTCAATCTTTTCGGCGTCAGTTGGGGTGGATTCCTGGCTCGGTTGACGGCAACAACAGCACCTGCCCGTGTGAGTCGGCTCGCGTTAATGGTGCCTGCGGGAATTGCTAATGGATCGCATCTGTCGGGGCTTATGAAGATGGTGTTTCCGATGGTCCGTTACAAAATTCGGCCTTCGTCAAGCAATCTCAGAAAACTACTTTTACCAATACTATCCACGTGGGATGACGATTGGGCCGGCATGATTGAATGCACCCTTCGTGATATGAAAATGGACTTGAGGATTCCACCACTTGCAAGCGATCAGGATTTGGAACAGCTGACCATGCCAACATTGGTTCTGGCCGGGGAAAACGATATTTCATTCCCAGGTCGCGACGTTATCGATCGACTGAGGGGGAGACTGCCAAATATTGATGTGGAATTGATGCCCGAATGCAAACATAGCCCACCGACAACAGACGCTTTTCGGGAGTGGCTAGGAGACCGATTGTCACAATTCCTAGATGATCCGAAGTAA
- a CDS encoding DUF1501 domain-containing protein, which translates to MPSGTSRSACGRVERRRFLSDFGLGFTGLALGAMSHRDALGSQDAKPAAGQPHFPAKAKSVIWFFMNGGTSHVESFDPKPALNKFAGKTFDESPLGSVITDSPYYRDKVRDFGEKPRALMSQVYPLQVGYGPRGQSGIEVSDWWPHVGDCIDDIAVVRSMWTTDNDHAAQLQFHTGRHIFDGFFPSIGSWVHYGLGSLNENLPQFVVMGSPPGDCCGGVGAHDGSYLGPQHAGVQMALNPDNPLPFGSPGKQTSVREQRDQLDLLGDLHQMTATQRPDDQELQARIKAYELAFRMQMSVPQIVNLNHETKQTQTMYGLDDKNTKAMGRQALTARRLVEQGVRFVQIYDGGGGGGGWDAHSKLKENHSRNCARVDQPIAGLIKDLKQRGLLEETLVVWATEFGRTPGAENSDGRDHHPYGFSVWMAGGGLKGGIAHGATDELGFHAVEDRHYVTDIHATVLHQLGLDPRKLSLPAQKRLEIDYGNPIREVIA; encoded by the coding sequence ATGCCTTCTGGAACATCAAGGTCCGCCTGCGGACGTGTTGAACGACGACGGTTTCTTTCCGATTTTGGACTCGGATTTACCGGGCTTGCACTCGGTGCGATGTCGCATCGCGATGCGCTAGGTTCTCAGGACGCCAAACCAGCGGCGGGGCAACCTCACTTTCCAGCGAAGGCGAAAAGCGTAATCTGGTTCTTTATGAATGGGGGGACCAGTCACGTCGAATCGTTCGATCCTAAGCCTGCCTTAAACAAATTTGCGGGGAAGACATTCGATGAATCGCCGCTGGGATCTGTGATCACCGATTCGCCGTACTATCGCGACAAGGTGCGCGATTTTGGGGAAAAGCCGCGGGCACTGATGTCGCAAGTTTACCCGTTGCAAGTCGGATACGGTCCGCGTGGTCAAAGTGGCATCGAAGTCAGTGACTGGTGGCCGCATGTGGGGGACTGCATCGATGACATTGCCGTCGTCCGTTCGATGTGGACGACCGACAATGATCACGCTGCGCAGCTTCAGTTCCATACGGGGCGGCATATCTTTGATGGCTTTTTTCCATCGATCGGATCGTGGGTGCATTATGGCCTGGGAAGCCTGAATGAGAATCTGCCGCAATTCGTGGTCATGGGGTCGCCGCCGGGGGATTGCTGCGGTGGTGTGGGAGCGCATGACGGCAGCTACTTAGGCCCACAGCACGCGGGCGTCCAAATGGCGTTGAACCCGGACAACCCGTTACCGTTTGGATCGCCTGGGAAGCAGACGAGCGTTCGTGAACAACGCGATCAGCTTGATTTGCTTGGCGATCTGCATCAGATGACCGCCACGCAGCGCCCGGACGATCAAGAACTGCAAGCCAGGATCAAGGCTTACGAACTGGCGTTTCGGATGCAGATGTCGGTTCCACAGATCGTCAATTTGAATCATGAAACGAAGCAGACTCAGACGATGTACGGATTGGACGATAAGAATACTAAAGCAATGGGGCGGCAAGCGCTGACCGCACGGCGACTGGTCGAACAAGGCGTTCGCTTTGTCCAAATCTATGACGGTGGCGGTGGCGGAGGAGGCTGGGATGCCCACTCTAAGCTGAAAGAGAATCATTCCCGCAACTGTGCGCGGGTGGATCAACCGATTGCGGGACTGATAAAAGATTTAAAGCAACGCGGGCTTTTGGAAGAGACGTTGGTCGTCTGGGCGACGGAATTCGGACGGACACCGGGCGCGGAAAATTCTGACGGCCGAGACCACCATCCCTACGGATTTTCGGTTTGGATGGCGGGGGGAGGACTTAAGGGAGGAATCGCACACGGAGCGACCGACGAACTGGGATTCCACGCCGTCGAGGACCGCCATTACGTGACCGACATCCATGCAACCGTTCTGCATCAGCTTGGGCTGGATCCACGTAAGCTGTCTTTGCCGGCACAAAAACGCTTAGAGATTGACTACGGGAATCCGATCCGAGAAGTGATCGCATAA